A genome region from Penaeus chinensis breed Huanghai No. 1 chromosome 15, ASM1920278v2, whole genome shotgun sequence includes the following:
- the LOC125032897 gene encoding serine/arginine repetitive matrix protein 1-like, with amino-acid sequence MCEGRSPRPHWRRGSSRQRAAEPIFAAALRPTPPSGAARRAHAGRHNRTATQAPPGARERRRNRRRRRSGAAAPAPRPTRPPTAGGGRGTHGAPEDRHRRRTTRLRPAQHADLLAARASRTSDRRAATLPPASSDGGGAAPLRIPPLRRTPPRQAPPEAVDAHTSAAAALPRGADNQTAEAALATRPRHPRRGRRRRQLQRPATPHPSSRRRRRLPPPPVAGGGRRGRRTSPAAPAPSAAAARPRRTPHTPPQPPACLFTFAGEQQMLHSRRLEFNKELDDVHEHETLSLRERGRGKP; translated from the exons ATGTGCGAGGGACGGTCGCCGAGGCCACACTGGAGGCGCGGGAGCTCGAGGCAACGCGCCGCTGAGCCGATTTTCGCCGCGGCTCTCCGCCCCACGCCGCCGAGCGGCGCAGCCCGCCGCGCCCACGCCGGACGACACAACAGGACCGCGACGCAAGCGCCGCCGGGCGCCCGAGAGCGACGGCGAAACCGGCGCCGGCGACGAAGTGGCGCAGCCGCGCCCGCACCACGCCCCACGCGGCCGCCGACCGCGGGGGGTGGGCGCGGCACGCACGGCGCGCCAGAAGACCGCCACCGACGACGCACCACGCGCCTGCGGCCGGCGCAGCACGCCGACCTCCTAGCGGCGCGCGCCTCGCGCACTTCAGACCGCCGGGCCGCCACACTTCCGCCCGCGAGCTCAGACGGGGGGGGCGCAGCCCCCCTCCGCATCCCACCTCTCCGCAGAACACCGCCGCGCCAGGCCCCTCCGGAAGCGGTAGACGCCCACACCAGCGCGGCAGCCGCCCTCCCGAGAGGCGCCGACAATCAGACCGCGGAAGCCGCCCTCGCCACGAGGCCGCGCCACCCTCGACGCGGCCGGCGCCGTCGCCAACTTCAGCGGCCGGCTACGCCGCACCCCTCCAGCAGGCGCCGACGCCGCCTGCCGCCCCCTCCAGTTGCCGGGGGGGGCCGGCGCGGCCGACGAACAAGTCCGGCAGCGCCCgccccctccgccgccgccgcccgcccccGCCGCACGCCGCACACCCCTCCGCAGCCGCCCGCGTGCCTC TTTACCTTTGCCGGAGAGCAGCAGATGCTTCATTCTCGGAG